Proteins encoded by one window of Flagellimonas lutaonensis:
- a CDS encoding GNAT family N-acetyltransferase codes for MKEIKVRDALPEDVPVLLAFEQALIIAERPFDPCIRPDPVSYYDLAAYVGDDTVKVVVAEIDGEIVGSGYAIAKKARPYLDHVDYAYLGFMYTKPSHRGQGINKMIINTLVDWSRGKGLEEIRLTVYDDNLPAIKAYQKAGFKKHIAEMRLTTDK; via the coding sequence ATGAAAGAAATAAAGGTACGCGATGCCCTGCCTGAAGATGTGCCCGTTCTTCTTGCTTTCGAGCAAGCGCTCATAATAGCCGAACGCCCTTTTGATCCCTGTATACGGCCAGACCCCGTCAGTTATTATGATTTGGCTGCCTATGTAGGCGATGACACGGTCAAGGTGGTAGTGGCAGAAATTGATGGTGAAATTGTTGGTTCGGGCTATGCCATTGCCAAGAAGGCCCGCCCGTACCTAGACCATGTTGACTATGCCTATTTGGGCTTTATGTACACAAAACCTTCACACAGGGGGCAAGGCATCAATAAGATGATTATCAATACGCTGGTTGATTGGAGTAGAGGGAAAGGCCTAGAAGAGATTCGTTTGACCGTGTACGATGACAACCTACCGGCAATAAAGGCCTACCAAAAAGCAGGATTCAAAAAACATATTGCAGAAATGAGGCTGACTACAGACAAATAG
- the kynU gene encoding kynureninase — translation MKFENTLTFARELDLHDALKAYRQQFHFPQVNGKDVIYFTGNSLGLQPKRTQKYVDDIMKDWRELAVEGHFHAEKPWWDYHERLAKPLAKVVGAKPQEVSVMNTLTVNLHFLMVSFYRPTQKRFKIICEEKAFPSDQYMLQSQVRFHGLDPSDAIVEVKKREGEHFWRTEDVLKTIDEVKDELALVLIGGVNYYNGQVFAMETITKAGKKAGAMVGWDLAHAVGNVELKLHDWDVDFAAWCSYKYMNSGPGNASGIFVNEKHLGKVDMPRFEGWWGNKKETRFQMKPMFEPIDTADAWQVSNPPVLSLAPYLASLELFDEVGMPALIQKQKKLTAYLEYILLEVGKEAGSVFEIITPEDRGCQLSVFLHGEGRALFDYLMKRGVIVDWREPNVIRLAPAPFYCSYEDIFRFGRILKEGILSK, via the coding sequence ATGAAATTTGAAAATACCCTCACATTTGCCCGCGAGTTGGATTTGCATGATGCTCTGAAGGCATATCGCCAGCAGTTTCATTTTCCACAGGTAAATGGCAAAGACGTCATTTATTTTACAGGAAACTCGCTTGGCCTCCAGCCCAAACGTACCCAGAAGTATGTTGATGACATCATGAAAGACTGGCGCGAATTGGCGGTAGAGGGCCATTTTCATGCCGAAAAACCGTGGTGGGACTACCACGAACGCCTTGCCAAACCATTGGCAAAGGTCGTAGGGGCCAAACCCCAAGAAGTGTCTGTTATGAACACCTTGACCGTCAATCTACATTTTTTGATGGTTTCCTTTTACAGGCCCACACAAAAACGGTTCAAGATTATTTGTGAGGAAAAGGCCTTTCCCTCCGACCAGTATATGCTGCAAAGCCAGGTTCGGTTCCATGGGTTGGATCCCTCTGATGCCATTGTCGAGGTCAAAAAACGGGAAGGTGAGCATTTTTGGAGAACAGAAGACGTATTAAAGACCATTGATGAAGTAAAAGACGAGCTGGCTTTGGTGCTTATTGGTGGGGTCAACTACTATAACGGACAGGTGTTTGCTATGGAAACCATTACCAAGGCCGGTAAAAAGGCTGGGGCAATGGTGGGATGGGACCTGGCCCATGCCGTGGGCAATGTCGAATTGAAATTACACGATTGGGATGTTGATTTTGCCGCGTGGTGCAGCTACAAGTACATGAACAGCGGACCGGGGAACGCTTCAGGAATTTTTGTGAACGAGAAACATCTGGGCAAGGTCGATATGCCCCGTTTTGAGGGGTGGTGGGGCAACAAAAAGGAAACCCGGTTTCAGATGAAGCCCATGTTCGAACCCATTGACACGGCCGATGCCTGGCAGGTGAGCAATCCGCCCGTACTTTCCTTAGCCCCCTATCTCGCATCGTTGGAGCTTTTCGATGAGGTCGGCATGCCTGCACTTATACAGAAACAAAAGAAACTAACAGCCTACTTAGAGTATATTCTCTTGGAAGTCGGAAAAGAGGCGGGCAGTGTTTTTGAGATTATAACCCCCGAAGATCGAGGTTGTCAGCTTTCGGTTTTTTTACACGGTGAGGGCAGGGCACTCTTTGACTATTTGATGAAAAGAGGGGTGATTGTCGATTGGCGCGAACCCAACGTGATTCGTTTGGCCCCAGCGCCCTTTTATTGCTCTTATGAAGACATATTTCGCTTTGGCCGTATCTTAAAGGAAGGAATCTTGTCAAAATAA